A window of the Osmia lignaria lignaria isolate PbOS001 chromosome 2, iyOsmLign1, whole genome shotgun sequence genome harbors these coding sequences:
- the LOC117608428 gene encoding LOW QUALITY PROTEIN: solute carrier organic anion transporter family member 3A1 (The sequence of the model RefSeq protein was modified relative to this genomic sequence to represent the inferred CDS: substituted 1 base at 1 genomic stop codon), producing MASTSGHKRNGSSSSMFAHKRTESGGGFIGHKRSESGHKRAESISSAFGHKRSESGHKRNESGGGFGHKRSESGSNYHAGHRRNESMYAMTGLYAESTGTATDETTDPLQATGSRLTHDTVIRCHSRNPSSGLVDHRDFIIKCHSRNPSASMVDRTEKERPQTPPFNPDSKDCGILSCRPAFIQRFAGIKVFVFLLSFLVTLQQALSSGYINSVITTIEKRFEIPSSLSGVIASSYEIGNVITVIFVSYLGSRRHIPVWIAIGAVIMGLGSMIFMVPHFTAEPNLMTAANNSSSDNICRGVSLREQDMGLGRLSSGLSSPPLAPHNNLRGDNCIQGSPSTAGPVMLFVLAQLLLGCGGSPLFTLGTTYIDDHVRPESASLYIGCMYSMAAFGPVLGFLLGAYLLSFHMDSFSGTIISIDPGDHRWVGMWWGGFLLCGLLLILVAIPFFSFPKTLQREKEKIRIIEKTKSASQKEKEPCKEPKKEKLDDSGYGKDVKDIPRSMWRLVCNPVYVVTCLGACMELVIVSGFVVFLPKYLETQFSLGKSQASVFTGSIAIPGACIGIFFGGCLLKRLELRPKGAVQFVLVSNIICLVCYGLLFFLGCDNVKMAGTTIPYFNSSTKGPEPFQVNLTAACNFGCECRMTDVEPVCGNNGLTYFSPCHAGCTAFSSKSNFTNCACKFDTKLPAEFSLXALCINFQFSIFISGIHGNLTLLPPAAPEFAEVTVVPVATAGPCTSPCRTIFPFLILLFFMTFIVAITQMPLLMIVLRSVSEEERSFALGMQFVIFRLFGYIPAPILFGNLIDSTCLLWKSTCGEKGGRCLLYDIEQFRYRYVGLCAGIKILALALFLIDWWLVRRRRQMEDQAPSFTVNEFVGSIISLDKLFEEKPHHHNTGDVDGVSPNSEVPTPSSISSPTEPTKSTNLEETGSSNQTQDSTETGNRSKNSMNVDVPDTRQAPLAMEEPDTEVKPLTAGQTEKLVRNV from the exons ATGGCGTCTACAAGCGGGCACAAGAGGAACGGCTCGAGTTCGAGCATGTTCGCCCACAAACGCACCGAGTCCGGCGGTGGTTTCATCGGCCACAAACGTTCCGAGAGCGGTCACAAGCGGGCCGAGAGCATATCCAGTGCCTTTGGCCACAAACGATCCGAGAGTGGTCACAAGAGGAACGAGAGCGGCGGTGGTTTCGGGCACAAAAG gtccGAGTCTGGCAGCAATTATCATGCCGGGCATCGAAGAAACGAAAGCATGTACGCGATGACGGGGCTTTACGCGGAGAGCACGGGGACAGCCACTGACGAAACTACGGACCCATTACAGGCTACCGGTAGCAGACTGACCCACGACACTGTGATCAGGTGTCACAGTAGAAATCCCAGTTCTGGCCTCGTGGATCATAG AGATTTTATCATCAAATGTCACAGCAGGAATCCAAGTGCTTCCATGGTGGACAG AACGGAGAAAGAGAGACCACAAACTCCACCATTTAATCCGGATTCGAAGGACTGTGGAATCCTGAGCTGCAGGCCGGCCTTTATACAGAGATTCGCCGGAATAAAG GTGTTTGTGTTCCTTCTCTCGTTTCTCGTAACGCTGCAACAAGCACTTAGTTCAGGTTACATTAATTCTGTGATCACAACCATTGAGAAGAGGTTCGAAATCCCGTCCAGCCTTTCAGGCGTCATTGCTAGCTCCTACGAAATTGGAAATGTCATCACCGTCATCTTCGTCAGCTATCTAGGTAGCCGGAGGCATATACCTGTGTGGATAGCGATTG GCGCTGTTATAATGGGACTGGGATCGATGATCTTTATGGTGCCACATTTCACAGCTGAACCCAATTTGATGACAGCCGCGAATAATTCCAGTTCTGATAATATTTGTCGTGGGGTCTCGTTACGTGAACAGGACATGGGATTGG GTCGTTTATCGTCTGGATTATCATCTCCACCTTTGGCCCCGCACAACAATTTAAGAGGTGATAATTGCATTCAAGGATCTCCATCTACAGCTGGCCCTGTTATGTTATTTGTACTTGCTCAGTTATTATTAGGCTGTGGTGGTTCTCCTTTGTTTACCCTTGGTACCACTTACATAGATGATCATGTTCGACCAGAAAGTGCTTCATTGTATATTG GTTGTATGTACAGTATGGCAGCATTTGGACCAGTTTTAGGTTTCCTTCTTGGAGCTTATTTGTTATCATTTCATATGGATTCCTTTTCTGGAACAATAATTAGTATAG atCCAGGTGATCATAGGTGGGTTGGCATGTGGTGGGGAGGATTCTTACTCTGCGGTTTACTCTTGATTCTGGTCGCAATTCCGTTCTTCAGTTTTCCAAAAACTCTGCAACGAGAGAAGGAGAAAATACGAATCATCGAGAAAACTAAATCGGCGTCGCAGAAGGAGAAGGAACCATGCAAGGAACCAAAAAAGGAGAAACTCGATGATAGTGGTTACGGGAAAGATGTGAAAG ATATTCCTAGAAGTATGTGGAGGCTGGTGTGCAATCCAGTGTACGTGGTAACGTGTTTGGGAGCATGTATGGAGCTAGTGATCGTTTCTGGCTTCGTTGTTTTCCTCCCCAAATACCTGGAGACTCAGTTCAGTCTGGGAAAAAGTCAAGCCAGTGTGTTCACCGGCTCTATAGCAATACCGGGTGCCTGTATTGGAATCTTCTTTGGCGGATGTTTGCTCAAACGTTTAGAATTAAGACCGAAAGGAGCGGTTCAGTTCGTTCTCGTATCGAACATCATATGCCTGGTGTGCTATGGCCTCCTCTTTTTCCTCGGTTGTGACAACGTTAAGATGGCTGGGACCACTATTCCGTACTTCAACAGCAGCACGAAGGGCCCGGAGCCCTTTCAAGTTAATCTCACTGCCGCATGCAACTTTGGTTGCGAATGTCGAATGACAGACGTCGAGCCGGTCTGTGGAAACAACGGTCTCACCTATTTCAGCCCTTGTCATGCAGGCTGCACTGCCTTCAGTTCGAAATCAAATTTCACTAATTGCGCATGTAAGTTTGATACAAAACTTCCGGcagagtttagtttataagctCTCTGTATtaactttcaattttctattttcatttcagGTATACATGGAAATTTAACATTGTTGCCTCCCGCAGCACCAGAATTCGCAGAAGTCACTGTGGTACCGGTAGCCACTGCTGGTCCCTGCACTTCGCCATGCAGAACTATATTCCCTTTCTTAATCTTACTTTTCTTTATGACTTTTATCGTTGCTATCACTCAGATGCCTCTATTAATGATAGTGTTGCG GTCAGTCTCGGAAGAAGAGAGGTCGTTTGCTTTGGGCATGCAATTCGTAATCTTCAGACTGTTCGGTTACATACCTGCTCCTATTTTATTCGGTAACTTAATTGACTCTACGTGCTTACTTTGGAAAAGCACTTGTGGAGAGAAAGGTGGACGATGTCTTCTTTACGACATCGAGCAATTTAGATATAG ATATGTTGGACTTTGTGCCGGCATTAAGATTTTAGCTCTGGCTTTGTTCCTTATTGATTGGTGGCTGGTTAGGAGGAGAAGACAGATGGAAGACCAAGCGCCGTCTTTCACTGTTAACGAGTTTGTAGGGTCAATTATCAGTCTTGACAAAT TGTTCGAAGAGAAACCGCATCATCACAACACTGGAGATGTGGACGGTGTTTCTCCTAACTCGGAGGTACCTACACCGTCATCGATCTCGTCACCAACGGAGCCTACGAAATCGACGAATCTTGAGGAGACTGGCTCGTCGAATCAAACGCAGGATTCGACGGAGACAGGGAATCGATCGAAGAACTCGATGAACGTTGATGTTCCCGACACGAGGCAAGCACCTCTAGCTATGGAAGAGCCAGACACTGAGGTGAAACCATTGACCGCTGGTCAAACGGAGAAGCTTGTACGGAACGTTTAA